In Erpetoichthys calabaricus chromosome 2, fErpCal1.3, whole genome shotgun sequence, a genomic segment contains:
- the dydc2 gene encoding DPY30 domain containing 2 — MDSEYLMNTLGKCLVEGLAEVSRKRPRDPIEYLAHWIYKYKENLEYREKKKIQQALLEQEIEKAKQEAELQQKMKEEEERLSKALQQHLKEEEEHLAASEAPLGELAEKSGAPSLPSVQEGDESISAPVKDPPVGQDESAPQHGASEESKPAQTQPGESNQQEETKDPPVEVTEPKEEPQGNLEAAKNE, encoded by the exons ATGGACTCAGAATATTTAATGAATACTCTTGGAAAATGTCTTGTGGAGGGATTAGCAGAAGTATCCAGAAAAAGACCCCGGGATCCCATTGAATATCTTGCACACTGgatttataaatacaaagaaaatctgGAATACAGAGAAAAG aaaaaaattcaGCAGGCCCTGCTGGAACAAGAAATAGAGAAAGCAAAGCAAGAAGCAGAGCTTcagcaaaaaatgaaagaagaagaggagaggttATCGAAGGCACTCCAACAGCATCTTAAA gaagaagaagaacatttgGCAGCTTCGGAAGCACCTCTGGGAGAACTGGCAGAGAAATCTGGGGCTCCAAGCCTTCCATCTGTACAAGAAGGCGATGAAAGCATTTCTGCTCCTGTG aaaGATCCTCCTGTGGGACAAGATGAAAGTGCTCCTCAGCATGGTGCTTCAGAAGAATCTAAACCTGCACAAACCCAGCCTGGAGAAAGTAACCAACAGGAAGAGACAAAAGACCCCCCAGTGGAAGTCACTGAGCCTAAG gagGAACCTCAGGGCAATTTGGAAgcagcaaaaaatgaataa